The Streptomyces sp. HUAS MG91 sequence GCTGACCCTCGAACAGGACCAGGCCCAGGGGCTCGCCGACGCGCGGATCGAACTCCAGGGACTGCTCCACGACTGGGCGCGCCCCGAGCACGTCGACACGGTGGTCCTGCTCGCCTCCGAACTCCTCGGCAACGTGCTGGTCCACACCGAATGCGCCGCCGTACTCGGCGCGGAGATCAGCGGCGTTCAGGGGCGGCGCCACCTGCGGGTCGAGGTCACCGACCGCAGCGACGAGGTCCCGCACCGCCGTGCCCCCGGCGAACTCTCCTCCTCCGGCCGCGGTCTCGTCCTCCTCGACCTCCTCGCGCATCGCTGGAACATCCGCCCCGAGCCGGAGGGCAAGACCGTGTGGTTCGAACTCGACGAGGACGGGCCGGAGGAACCGTGACCTTCTGATCGCGGTCCGGGTCAGCGCCCGTTGGCGGAGAAGTGCTGGTAGTCCGGGTGCGCCCAGCGGCCGCCCCACTGCCAGCCGACCTTGCGCATCGCGGTCGTGATCACATCCCCGCGCCGGATCATTCCCTTCACCGGCCGGTCCCGGCGCAGGTAGCGGCGGCCGGCCGGCGGGTAGACGCGGCCCGCGGTGTCGACGTAGGGGTTCTCCAGCGTGTTGATGTCGATCGCGTCGCCGTAGGAGTGCTGGGACCGCTTTCCCGGACTCCCGGTCACGGCGCGGCAGTTGAAGGCCGAGGTGTTGTCCTGCTTCATGGCGGCGGTGTCGCTGCCCCGGTACGCGGCCATGACCTTCATCCGCCGGACGGGGAACTTCGCGGCGAAGGCGCGCCCGAACACGTACAGCATCGGGCTCACGGCCCGGCGGCTGACGATCAGTTCGCCGCGGTGCACCTTGCCGTCGAAGCCCCAGTGGTTCATCCGGATCAGGCGGAGGTCCTTCGGCGGGACGGGGCAGCCGCGGCGATAGGTGTGCGCCAGTTTCGCGCCGGGAACGGCGGAGACCACGGCGTTCAGGCCGGGCGCGGTCGCGGGATGGGCGGTGGGGGGCGGCTGTGCCTGCGCGGGCGGAGTGGCCAGCAGGACTGCGGTGACGACGAGAGCGGCCAGCGCGGGACGCGGAGCTTTTTGCACCTTATGACCGTAAATGCGGCTCTCTGGGATGTTCGGCAGGACGGTGCCGCGTCGCCCCGGTGTTGGCGGTGGTCTGCCGTGATTGTCATCGTTTCGTATCAGCCGACAGGTCCGTACAACCCCTGTGCCCCGGGGCTGGTCTAGCCGGGCAGGAATCAAGGGAGAGGATCGGTCATGGGGGACCATCGCAGACGGGTCGTCGGTGTGGCCGCGGTCGCCGGGCTCGTCGCGCCGCTCGCGCTCGCGCTCGGCGCGGCACCGGCGCAGGCGGCCGGAAGTTGTACGACTCAGACGGGACCGCGTCAGAAGCAGGTCGAGAAGTTCCTCGGCCGCCCGGTCGACGGCAGGCAGTCAGCCGCCGACTGCAAGGCCATCAAGGCTTTCCAGACGAAGCACGGCATCACCCCGAACATCGGCTACGCGGGACCGGTCACCTGGGGCGTGATGGACCT is a genomic window containing:
- a CDS encoding M15 family metallopeptidase, encoding MQKAPRPALAALVVTAVLLATPPAQAQPPPTAHPATAPGLNAVVSAVPGAKLAHTYRRGCPVPPKDLRLIRMNHWGFDGKVHRGELIVSRRAVSPMLYVFGRAFAAKFPVRRMKVMAAYRGSDTAAMKQDNTSAFNCRAVTGSPGKRSQHSYGDAIDINTLENPYVDTAGRVYPPAGRRYLRRDRPVKGMIRRGDVITTAMRKVGWQWGGRWAHPDYQHFSANGR